From the genome of Mycobacterium dioxanotrophicus, one region includes:
- a CDS encoding SDR family oxidoreductase: MGQFDDKVAIVTGAGGGIGQAYAEALAREGAAVVVADINVEGAQKVADGITGEGGSALAVRVDVSDIDSAKEMAAQTLSEFGGIDYLVNNAAIFGGMKLDFLLTVDWDYYKKFMSVNLDGALVCTRAVYRKMAKRGGGAIVNQSSTAAWLYANYYGLAKVGINGLTQQLSRELGGQNIRINAIAPGPIDTEANRTTTPKEMVDDIIKGIPLSRMGQPEDLVGMCLFLLSDQAKWITGQIFNVDGGQIIRS; this comes from the coding sequence ATGGGACAGTTCGACGACAAGGTGGCCATTGTCACCGGGGCCGGTGGCGGCATCGGGCAGGCCTACGCCGAAGCGCTGGCGCGTGAAGGGGCGGCAGTCGTGGTGGCCGACATCAACGTCGAAGGCGCTCAGAAGGTCGCTGACGGCATCACGGGAGAGGGCGGATCGGCGCTCGCGGTACGCGTCGACGTCTCCGATATCGACTCGGCCAAAGAGATGGCTGCGCAGACGCTTTCGGAGTTCGGTGGTATCGACTATCTGGTCAACAACGCTGCGATCTTCGGCGGCATGAAGCTCGACTTCCTGCTCACCGTCGACTGGGACTACTACAAGAAGTTCATGAGCGTGAACCTCGACGGTGCGCTGGTGTGCACCCGCGCGGTGTACCGCAAGATGGCCAAGCGTGGCGGTGGCGCGATCGTCAACCAGTCCTCGACTGCAGCCTGGTTGTACGCCAACTACTACGGTCTGGCCAAGGTCGGCATCAACGGCCTCACCCAGCAGCTGTCCCGTGAACTCGGTGGGCAGAACATCCGCATCAACGCCATCGCGCCCGGACCTATCGACACCGAGGCCAACCGGACCACCACGCCCAAGGAGATGGTGGATGACATCATCAAGGGAATTCCGTTGTCCCGCATGGGGCAGCCCGAAGACCTCGTCGGCATGTGTCTGTTCCTGCTCAGTGACCAGGCCAAGTGGATCACCGGCCAGATCTTCAATGTCGACGGCGGACAGATCATCCGGTCATGA
- a CDS encoding aldehyde dehydrogenase → MPVLADRQSQLLIDGKLVAGRGGVFDTVNPATEEVLGIAADADAEDMGNAIEAARRAFDDTDWSTNTALRVRCLRQLRDALQENVEDLRELTIAEVGAPRMLTAGAQLEGPIGDLAFSADTAEHYQWRTDLGHATPQGIPTNRVVAREAVGVVGAITPWNFPHQINLAKVGPALAAGNTLILKPAPDTPWAAAAVGQIIAEQTDFPPGVINIVTSSDHSVGALLSKDPRVDMVSFTGSTATGRAVMTDAALTIKKVFLELGGKSAFLVLDDADLGGACAMAAFTVAMHAGQGCAITTRLVVPRSRYDEAVEAAAATLGSIKPGDPNSKRTVCGPLISARQRDRVQSYLDLALQEGGRFACGGGRPADLDTGYYISPTVIAGLDNSARVAREEIFGPVLTVIAHDGDDDAVRIANDSPYGLSGTVFSGDDARAQAVAARMRVGTVNVNGGIWYSADAPFGGYKQSGNGREMGLAGFEEYTEIKCIATLAG, encoded by the coding sequence ATGCCGGTACTGGCCGATCGCCAGAGTCAACTGCTCATCGACGGCAAGCTCGTCGCCGGTCGCGGCGGAGTGTTCGACACCGTCAACCCCGCGACCGAAGAGGTGCTCGGCATCGCGGCTGATGCTGACGCCGAGGACATGGGCAATGCCATCGAGGCGGCGCGGCGGGCATTCGACGACACCGACTGGTCGACCAACACTGCGCTGCGGGTGCGTTGCCTGCGTCAGTTGCGGGACGCCTTGCAGGAGAACGTGGAAGACCTGCGCGAGCTGACCATCGCGGAGGTGGGGGCACCGCGGATGCTCACTGCCGGTGCGCAGTTGGAAGGGCCCATCGGCGATTTGGCATTCTCGGCCGATACGGCGGAGCACTATCAGTGGCGTACCGATCTGGGACATGCCACCCCGCAAGGGATTCCGACCAACCGCGTGGTGGCTCGCGAAGCCGTCGGTGTCGTCGGCGCCATCACGCCGTGGAACTTCCCGCACCAGATCAACCTGGCCAAGGTCGGTCCCGCGTTGGCGGCGGGTAACACCCTGATCCTCAAGCCCGCCCCGGACACCCCGTGGGCTGCCGCAGCCGTCGGCCAGATCATCGCCGAGCAGACCGATTTTCCTCCCGGCGTGATCAACATCGTCACCTCCAGCGACCACTCTGTCGGCGCGCTGCTGTCGAAAGACCCGCGGGTGGACATGGTTTCGTTCACCGGGTCGACTGCGACGGGCCGTGCGGTGATGACCGACGCCGCGCTGACCATCAAGAAGGTGTTCCTCGAGCTCGGCGGCAAGTCGGCTTTCCTGGTGCTCGATGACGCCGACCTAGGTGGTGCGTGCGCGATGGCGGCGTTCACCGTCGCCATGCACGCCGGTCAAGGCTGCGCCATCACCACCCGGTTGGTGGTGCCGCGATCACGCTACGACGAGGCCGTCGAGGCCGCTGCCGCAACTCTCGGGTCCATCAAGCCCGGCGATCCCAACAGCAAGCGCACGGTGTGCGGGCCGCTGATCTCAGCGCGGCAGCGGGACCGGGTGCAGTCCTACCTGGACCTGGCCCTGCAGGAGGGCGGCCGGTTCGCCTGCGGCGGTGGGCGGCCCGCGGATCTGGATACCGGGTACTACATCTCGCCGACGGTGATCGCCGGGCTCGACAACTCTGCGCGGGTAGCGCGCGAGGAGATCTTCGGGCCGGTGTTGACCGTGATCGCCCACGACGGTGACGACGATGCGGTGCGCATCGCCAACGACTCGCCCTACGGCCTGTCCGGCACGGTGTTCTCCGGCGACGACGCCCGGGCTCAGGCCGTGGCTGCGCGGATGCGCGTCGGCACCGTCAATGTCAATGGCGGTATCTGGTACTCGGCAGATGCGCCGTTCGGCGGCTACAAACAGTCCGGCAACGGCCGGGAGATGGGGCTGGCCGGCTTCGAGGAGTACACCGAGATCAAATGCATTGCCACTCTGGCTGGTTGA
- a CDS encoding TetR family transcriptional regulator, with translation MSSDAVAAVTETPRNRRQEETFRKVLSAGIEMLRESSYADLTVRAVAARAKVAPATAYTYFSSKNHLIAEVYLDLVNQVPYFTDVNDAMTTRVDKVLRALTLVVADEPEVAAACTTALLGGGSDPAVRTVRDRIGGEIHKRIRSAVGPDADPRIVSALEMTFFGALVNAGSGAFTYHQIADRLTYVVGLVLGEDKNA, from the coding sequence GTGTCCAGCGATGCCGTGGCAGCAGTCACAGAAACACCGCGCAACCGTCGGCAGGAAGAAACCTTCCGCAAGGTCCTCAGCGCCGGGATCGAGATGCTGCGCGAGTCCTCGTACGCCGATCTCACGGTGCGTGCCGTCGCAGCTCGCGCGAAGGTGGCGCCGGCGACTGCCTACACCTACTTCTCCTCGAAGAACCACCTGATCGCCGAGGTGTACCTCGACCTGGTCAACCAGGTTCCGTACTTCACCGACGTCAACGACGCGATGACGACGCGGGTCGACAAGGTCTTGCGCGCCCTCACGCTGGTCGTCGCCGACGAACCAGAAGTCGCCGCCGCATGCACCACCGCCCTGCTCGGTGGCGGCAGCGATCCCGCGGTACGCACGGTCCGCGACCGCATCGGCGGGGAGATCCACAAACGCATCCGCTCCGCGGTGGGCCCGGACGCCGATCCGCGCATCGTCTCGGCCTTGGAGATGACGTTCTTCGGCGCACTGGTCAATGCCGGCAGTGGCGCCTTCACCTACCACCAGATCGCTGACCGGCTGACGTATGTGGTGGGCCTCGTCCTCGGAGAGGACAAGAATGCCTGA
- a CDS encoding cytochrome P450 yields MSAKTAELVFDPYDYDLHEDPYPYYRRLRDEAPVYRNDKLNFWALSRHSDVLRGFRNSTALSNKHGVSLDPISRNDEAHRVMSFLALDDPAHLRLRTLVSKGFTPRRIRELEGRVTEIAVQHLEAALEHESFDYVDEFAGKLPMDVISELMGVPQSDRVRIRALADGVMHREDGVADVPASAMQASAELLVYYADMVKQRRTKATDDLTSALIEAEIDGDKLTDDEIMAFLFLMVVAGNETTTKLLANAAYWGFKNPDQLAPVFDDHDLITPWVEETLRYDTSSQILARAVVEDLTLYDTTIPAGDVLLLLAGSANRDERVFENPDEYRIGRDIGSKLVSFGSGAHFCLGAHLARMEARVALTELFKRIRGYEVDESAAVRVHSSNVRGFAHLPIAVSHR; encoded by the coding sequence ATGAGCGCGAAAACTGCAGAACTGGTTTTCGACCCCTACGATTACGACCTGCACGAGGACCCGTACCCGTACTACCGGCGGCTACGCGACGAAGCCCCGGTGTACCGCAACGACAAGCTCAACTTCTGGGCGCTGTCGCGGCACAGCGACGTGCTGCGGGGTTTCCGGAACAGCACCGCACTGTCCAACAAACATGGGGTGTCGCTGGATCCGATCTCCCGCAACGACGAGGCCCACCGGGTGATGTCGTTCCTGGCGCTGGATGATCCGGCCCATCTGCGGTTGCGCACTCTGGTGTCGAAGGGGTTCACGCCGCGGCGCATCCGCGAGTTGGAGGGTCGGGTCACCGAGATCGCGGTCCAGCACCTCGAGGCCGCACTGGAACACGAAAGCTTCGACTACGTCGACGAATTCGCCGGCAAGCTGCCCATGGATGTCATCTCCGAACTGATGGGTGTTCCGCAGTCGGACCGGGTCCGCATCCGCGCCCTGGCCGACGGTGTCATGCACCGTGAGGACGGGGTCGCCGATGTCCCCGCGTCCGCCATGCAGGCCTCAGCTGAGCTGCTGGTGTACTACGCCGACATGGTGAAGCAGCGTCGCACGAAGGCCACCGATGACCTCACCTCGGCGTTGATCGAAGCGGAGATCGACGGCGACAAGCTCACCGACGACGAGATCATGGCCTTCTTGTTCCTGATGGTGGTCGCGGGAAATGAGACCACCACGAAACTGCTTGCCAATGCCGCGTATTGGGGATTCAAGAATCCGGACCAGCTGGCGCCGGTATTCGACGATCATGACCTCATCACCCCGTGGGTGGAGGAAACCCTGCGATACGACACGTCCAGCCAGATCCTGGCCCGCGCGGTGGTCGAAGACCTCACCCTCTACGACACCACCATCCCCGCCGGGGACGTGCTGCTGCTGTTGGCCGGGTCCGCCAACCGCGACGAACGCGTCTTCGAAAACCCTGACGAATACCGCATCGGCCGCGACATCGGCTCGAAGCTGGTGAGTTTCGGCAGTGGAGCGCACTTTTGTCTCGGCGCGCACCTGGCCCGCATGGAGGCCCGGGTGGCATTGACCGAGCTGTTCAAACGAATCCGTGGATATGAGGTGGATGAATCCGCGGCCGTGCGGGTGCATTCCAGCAATGTCCGCGGATTCGCGCATCTGCCAATTGCGGTGTCCCACCGCTGA
- a CDS encoding SDR family oxidoreductase — protein MARFEPHPDRRPAIVAGASSGIGAATAKQLAAHGFPVALGARRVEKCQELVEEIKAGGGEAIALSLDVTDTDSVKSFVHGATEALGEIEVLVAGAGDTNFGRLHEMSTDEFEAQVQIHLIGANRMATAVLPAMVERRRGDVIFVGSDVALRQRPHMGAYGAAKAGLVAMVTNLQMELEGTGVRASIVHPGPTRTAMGWTLPAEKIGPALEDWAKWGQARHDYFLRAADLARAITFVAETPRGGFIANLEIQPEAPLADVKDRQKLALGGEGMPGQ, from the coding sequence ATGGCCCGTTTTGAACCGCACCCTGACCGCCGGCCCGCGATCGTCGCAGGCGCCTCCTCAGGTATCGGCGCCGCGACTGCGAAGCAGTTGGCCGCTCACGGCTTCCCGGTCGCGCTCGGCGCACGCAGGGTCGAGAAATGTCAGGAACTCGTCGAGGAGATCAAAGCCGGTGGCGGCGAGGCGATTGCGCTTTCGCTTGACGTGACCGACACCGATTCGGTGAAGTCGTTCGTGCACGGTGCCACTGAGGCGCTGGGCGAGATCGAGGTACTGGTGGCCGGCGCAGGCGACACCAACTTCGGGCGGCTGCACGAGATGAGCACCGACGAGTTCGAGGCCCAGGTGCAGATCCACCTCATCGGGGCGAATCGGATGGCGACGGCGGTGCTGCCCGCCATGGTGGAACGCCGACGCGGCGACGTGATCTTCGTCGGCTCGGACGTCGCCCTGCGGCAGCGGCCCCATATGGGCGCCTACGGCGCCGCCAAGGCCGGCCTGGTCGCGATGGTGACCAACTTGCAGATGGAGCTGGAAGGGACCGGCGTGCGTGCCTCGATCGTGCATCCGGGGCCGACCCGGACGGCGATGGGCTGGACACTGCCCGCCGAGAAAATCGGCCCCGCCCTGGAAGATTGGGCCAAATGGGGGCAGGCCCGCCACGATTACTTCCTGCGTGCCGCTGATCTGGCACGCGCCATCACGTTCGTCGCCGAGACGCCGCGAGGCGGATTCATCGCGAACCTGGAGATTCAGCCCGAGGCTCCGCTCGCCGACGTCAAAGACCGCCAGAAGCTCGCCCTCGGGGGGGAAGGGATGCCCGGACAGTGA
- a CDS encoding cytochrome P450, with translation MKEVQRVSGGAEEHGHLEEFRTDPIGLMQRVRDECGDVGWFQLVDKHVILLSGAQANEFFFRSADEDLDQAEAYPFMTPIFGKGVVFDASPERRKEMLHNSALRGDHMKAHAATIEGEVKKIIADWGDEGEIELLDFFAELTIYTSTACLIGLKFREQLDSRFARYYHELERGTDPLCYVDPYLPIESFQRRDEARVKLVALVQEIIDQRLANPPRDKSDRDMLDVLVSIKDEEGGLRFSADEITGMFISLMFAGHHTSSGTSSWTLIELIRHADVYAEVQNELDELYADGQEVSFHALRQIPKLDNVVKETLRLHPPLIILMRVAQGEFEVEGFPIHKGDFVAASPAISNRIPEDFPDPDAFNPDRYDKPEQADVANRWTWIPFGAGRHRCVGAAFAQMQIKAIFSVLLREYEFEMAQPADSYRNDHSKMVVQLERPAKVRYRRRTKG, from the coding sequence CTGAAGGAAGTACAACGCGTTTCCGGTGGTGCAGAGGAGCACGGCCACCTGGAGGAGTTCCGCACCGACCCCATCGGCCTGATGCAGCGGGTCCGGGACGAATGCGGGGACGTCGGCTGGTTCCAATTGGTCGACAAGCACGTCATCCTACTCTCGGGCGCACAGGCCAACGAATTCTTCTTCCGTTCTGCCGACGAGGATCTCGACCAGGCCGAGGCCTATCCGTTCATGACGCCGATCTTCGGCAAGGGTGTGGTGTTCGACGCCAGTCCCGAGCGGCGCAAGGAGATGCTGCACAACTCGGCGTTGCGCGGTGACCACATGAAGGCCCACGCCGCGACCATCGAGGGCGAGGTGAAGAAGATCATCGCCGATTGGGGCGACGAAGGCGAGATCGAACTGCTGGACTTCTTCGCCGAGCTGACGATCTACACCTCGACGGCATGCCTGATCGGCCTGAAATTCCGTGAACAACTGGACTCCCGGTTCGCTCGGTACTACCACGAACTGGAACGCGGCACCGATCCGTTGTGCTACGTCGACCCGTATCTGCCGATCGAGAGTTTCCAGCGGCGCGATGAAGCGCGCGTGAAACTCGTTGCGCTGGTGCAGGAGATCATCGACCAGCGGCTGGCCAACCCGCCGCGGGACAAGTCCGATCGCGACATGCTCGACGTGCTGGTGTCGATCAAGGACGAAGAAGGCGGCCTCCGGTTCTCGGCCGATGAGATCACCGGAATGTTCATCTCATTGATGTTCGCCGGCCACCACACCAGCTCCGGCACGTCATCGTGGACCCTCATCGAACTGATCCGGCACGCCGACGTCTACGCCGAGGTCCAGAATGAACTCGACGAGCTCTACGCCGACGGCCAAGAGGTGAGTTTCCACGCGCTGCGCCAGATCCCGAAGCTCGACAACGTGGTCAAGGAGACGCTGCGGCTGCATCCGCCGCTGATCATCCTGATGCGGGTAGCCCAGGGCGAGTTCGAGGTCGAGGGGTTCCCGATTCACAAGGGTGACTTCGTCGCGGCGTCCCCGGCGATCTCCAACCGCATCCCGGAGGACTTCCCCGACCCCGACGCGTTCAACCCCGATCGCTACGACAAACCCGAACAGGCCGACGTCGCGAACCGGTGGACGTGGATCCCGTTCGGAGCCGGCCGGCATCGCTGCGTCGGGGCGGCGTTCGCCCAGATGCAGATCAAAGCGATCTTCTCGGTGTTGTTGCGGGAGTACGAGTTCGAGATGGCCCAGCCTGCGGATTCGTATCGCAACGACCACTCGAAGATGGTCGTCCAGTTGGAACGCCCCGCCAAAGTTCGGTACCGCAGACGCACGAAGGGGTGA
- a CDS encoding ferredoxin, whose amino-acid sequence MGCYRVEVDADLCQGHAMCELEAPDVFTVPKRGTVEITDPEPPDELREDVERAVDMCPTRALSITEKE is encoded by the coding sequence ATGGGTTGCTACCGCGTTGAGGTCGACGCCGACCTGTGCCAGGGCCACGCGATGTGCGAGTTGGAGGCCCCGGACGTCTTCACCGTGCCCAAACGCGGCACGGTGGAGATCACCGATCCCGAACCACCCGACGAGCTCCGCGAGGACGTCGAGCGAGCGGTCGATATGTGTCCCACCCGAGCCCTGTCCATCACCGAGAAGGAATAG